The Calliphora vicina chromosome 3, idCalVici1.1, whole genome shotgun sequence genome contains a region encoding:
- the Tmhs gene encoding LHFPL tetraspan subfamily member 3 protein, producing MGTKIEYVDTTHLYATKYIRNSKAIAVLWAIFTICYAIIGIVAFVTPEWVGDPDNESAGRLGLWQVCQKDEIFDNCKRRWETILTVPTFSFQLATLFMAASVVLALLTICFLIFVIFMKSTRVFHICGWLQIISALCMIIACGAFPFGWNSDDFRKICGPDANRFELGLCGIRWAYPLAIIGCIDGVVLATLAFILATRHVRLQPDPLYQNSLYKGEINNSYITDAVSLAGSRKNLNLQPILLVAPPGDDTISQFSSRTPNHHRYNRPEYHNSMHQF from the exons atgggTACAAAAATCGAATATGTCGATACAACACATCTGTATGCCACCAAATACATACGCAACTCAAAAGCCATTGCGGTACTGTGGGCCATATTTACAATTTGTTATGCCATCATTGGAATTGTGGCATTTGTAACACCAG AATGGGTGGGCGATCCCGACAATGAAAGTGCTGGTCGTTTAGGTCTGTGGCAGGTCTGTCAAAAAGATGAAATTTTCGACAACTGTAAAAGAAGATGGGAAACCATATTAACGGTGCCAACATTTTCATTTCAA TTGGCCACATTATTTATGGCGGCGTCCGTTGTATTGGCCTTATTGACAATATGTTTCCTAATATTTGTAATATTCATGAAATCGACACGAGTCTTTCATATTTGTGGTTGGCTGCAAATAATATCTG ctCTCTGCATGATTATTGCCTGTGGTGCTTTTCCCTTTGGCTGGAATTCGGATGATTTTCGTAAAATATGTGGACCAGATGCAAATCGTTTCGAATTGGGCTTATGTGGCATTAGATGGGCTTATCCTTTGGCCATAATTGGCTGTATTGATGGTGTGGTTTTAGCTACACTGGCATTTATATTAGCCACCAGACATGTACGCCTGCAACCCGATCCACTCTATCAAAATTCTTTATACAAAG GTGAAATCAACAACAGTTACATTACCGATGCTGTCAGTTTAGCTGGCTCACGTAAAAATCTCAACCTACAACCCATTCTGTTGGTGGCACCACCCGGTGATGATACAATTTCTCAATTCTCAAGTCGAACACCGAATCATCATCGATACAATAGACCCGAATATCACAATTCCATGCATCAGTTCTAG